In Labilibaculum sp. DW002, the genomic window TCAGCAATAAAGAAACGAAGCATTGAATTTTATGGCAATTCTATAACTGCGGGTCACGGAACCGATGATCCAACTGAACAAGATCGTTGGGATAGCATCTACTCCAATAATTACAATACATACGCTTCGGTAACAGCTCGACATTTTGATGCTCAGTATTCATGTATAGCAAGAGGTGGAATTGGAATCATGGTGAGTTGGTTCAACCAAATTATGCCCGACTTGTATTATCGTCACGATCCAACAGATAGTAATTCGAAGTGGGATTTTAACTCAAATCCTGTTGATGTGGTAGTTGTTAACTTGTTTCAAAATGATTCGTGGATTGTAAATTACCCAGAACATGAAGAGTACAAAAGAAGATTTTCCAACAATTCACCAGACAAAGAATACATCATTAAATCATACGCTAATTTTGTAAGCAAAATTAGAGGTCATTATCCAGATGCTGATATTGTTTGTATGCTAGGTAATATGGATGTAACTCAAGAGGGTTCTTTATGGCCTGGATACGTAAAAGAAGCTGTTAAAACTTTAAAGGATGATAAAATCTCAAGCTTTTTTATGCCTTATAAAAAAAGCAAAGGGCATCCTCAAATAGCAGATCAAAAACGAATGGGTGAAGCATTAATCCAACACATAGAAGAAACTATTGGTTGGTAAAAAAATCGTGCATATAAAAACCCCACGCGGTCGAAGACGTGAGGTTTTAATTTCAGACTCAAGAAATGAGTCTCTAACCAACTAACTCTAATTCACAATAACCTTTTGAGTATAAACAGCATTTTCGCCAGTTAATCTCAAAATATAAAGACCTTTTCTTGTTGGCATATCAGAAATATGTATTTCCGATTGTCCTCTGTTAATATTTTCTGATTTTATTACTTTCCCATTCATAGAAACAAGGTCCATTGTTCTAAAAGTATTTTCGATCATCATCACTTTCATCCATCCTTCTGTAATTAAAGTTGGATACACCTTAACCCCATATTCTTTTGCATCTTTTATTCCAACAGCCAATCTGGTATCATGTAAATTAACCTGCATTATTACCGAACTTACTCGGCCATCATTATCAGAAAACTGAATAGACACTTCATTATCTTCCTTTAGATACTCAATTGGAACTGGAATCTCAATCATACCAAAGAAATCATCGCGACTAGCCTGATCGTATCCTGCCCAATCTGAAGGAGGAGTAAGCGCATTACCATTAACACGAACAGTTGGTCTTTTAGAGCGATTATGCTTTCTACCAATAGACATACGAAGACTGGCTGTTCCGCCATTATCACCAACATCAACACCGTTAATATGAAATGTTAATGCGCCCGTAATTTTTTTCAAATGCTCACTTGTATAATACTTTTTCGAACGAATTGCATTGGTAAAAACGATATTCTTATTGAAGGAGTATTCCAAAACAACTGTTTCATCAGCAATTAATTTTATACTCGTTGGAGCAGTATTCTGGGTTTTATCTGTGTATTCAGGATCTTTATCATTCCAAATTTTCAAACTCTTAATTCGTACTGAAGTCAAATCATTCAATTCTTCAAATGATTCCAAATTTACAGTGCTTGTAGACTCTTCTAAATTACTCAATGCCAAATACAATCTATTCTCATCAACAAAAGCATGACTCTGAATATCTGGATCTTCTGAAGACACAAAAACTCTTTTCCCTTTTACATCTTGCCATAATTCATAAAAATGTACTCGTGGTGTATACACCCATTCTGTATTAGAATCTATTGGAACACCTGTAACACTTGGACGCCATAAAACTGCTCCGTATGGCTCGTAGTTATTACTTGCATTAATATGCCATGTTGCTTTTGATGTAATAAATGGTATTGCAATTTGCAAATCATTTTCTCTATCAAGCAAATTGAATATGATATGGTTTATAGCTTTTACCGATTGTATACTTTTCAAATCACTATAACCATCAGGGTAACCCTTCTCAATTCCTCCAAATTCTGATATTGCATGAGGTTTAACAACGCCCCACTTTGCATAGCTATAGGTTTCAATTAGATCTAAAATTGCTTCTGAATTAGAACCAGATCTCTTATTATCTCCACCTGTCACATTAATTCCATCGTACAGGTGAGTTGCAAAAGCATCCATGTGATCACCTGCAACATCCATAAACATTTTCATTCGAGAATCCCAATATCCAAAATCCCAAAGTTCCATAGATGGCCATGCACTTGAATAACCAATTACATTTACATTTTCCAATTCTGGTGTTTCATCGAATTTTTTACCAATCGCTCCAAACCATTCTGCCATTCTTTGACGCATTTTAGCATCATCAGGCTGTTCTGCGGAAAAATCTGCATCTCCTGCATGAACAAATGGCTCATTCATTGGCTCGTACCACATCGGACGATCCTCATCGGTATAAAAATGCTTAAAATATTCAGCAGCCCATATTGCGGCTTTATCCGTATCTATACTCCATCTTACAACCGACTCAGGATGTGCTGTAACAATAAGTCTATTGGATTTTCTCCAATAATATGGTTGCGATTTTGAATAATTGACTGTATTAGTACCTTTACTAATAATTGTTTGCTCATCCTCAGGATATACACCTACTTCTCCTCCTGCATTATTTTTTGCCCATGCAAATGGCCCCCAAAAGCTTCGTCCGTAATTAACACCCAACTCTTCTGTTAAATGATTGTATTCATCATCTGTTACATTTCCGTCAGCCCATCCTCCATGCAAATTGAAATATTTGCTTCTATCAATCTCAGATACATCACCAATATAACGTTGCATAGATGGATCTACCGTTATTTTATTTTGTGCATTACCTGAGGTAATGCAAGCAAATACAGTTAAAAGAGTACAAAGAGTAAAAATTCTTTTCATAGGTTTCATTTAAATCGGTTTCGATTACACAAAGAGGTCGAAAAAAAAATAATATCACGGAAAGAAAAGCCAATTAAATACGGGGGGATTTTAAATATAAGAATCCTAAACCTCCACTTATTCAGTAATCTAAAGCATAAAAAATAACCACCTCTTAAAATTAAGAAGCGGCTACTAATTTATCCAACTATAAAAAAATCATCTAATATCCAGAATGCTCCTATTCATGCTTAACAATACCATATTCCTCCATCATACTGTCAGCTGTATATCTCACGACCTTTGGTTTTTCTGTTCCTCTTGCCTCTTTAATTAAAATTTCCCACTGTTCTTTAAGCATCTCTAACTTATCGGTATGTTGTGAGTTCTCAATTAAATTAGTTAGTTCCTGAGGATCATCTTTTAAATTGTAAAGCTCTTCGTAAACAGCCTGCTCTCCCATTAAAGGACCTTCTACAAAAGAGCGATACAAAGCAATATCGGGATCGTGAACCGCATACAGCATTTTATTTAGTTTGATACCTAACTCTTTTGCTGTTGCAATTTTCACACTTGCCGAAAGGTTCTCATTCTTATAATAACGGATGTATTTCCATTCTTTATTTTGAACGGATTCGCATCGAGGATTTCCAAATTGAGTAGACCATAAATTTTCTGTGTACAAGAAATCTCTCACCTTCTCATTCGAATCATCTACGATACCAGAAATATCTTTTCCTTGATAACTTTTAGGAGTATCTACACCAGCATAAGACAAAATGGTTGGTGCAATATCAATTGTTTGAATCAATTCATTAACAACTCTACCCCTCGCTTTTCGCGATGTCATTGGATTATAAACAATCATTGGAACATGAGTACATTGTTCGTAGCACAAGGCTTTTCCTCCTAAGCCTTGCTGTCCCATGAACAAACCATGATCAGAAGTATAAATAATGATTGTGTTTTTATCTAAACCTTGTTTCTTTAAATTAGCTCTCAATTTCCCTAACAAACCATCAATTCCTGTCATGGCTTGCATTTGCCTTATTTCTCTTTCTTTTAGATCTTCTGGTGTATCAGTATAATTATAACCAACTTGACGATCTTCTGCTCTCAATAAATCCGAAGGTAATTTTGGCGTTATGATATCTTTTTTAGCAATATAATTTGGAACTAAAGGAATATCAAGATCACGATACAATTCACGGTAAATTACTGAATCTGTTGGCAATTGTTTCATGGTTCCAGTACTTGCACCATGCGGTAAATTAAAACAGATACTTAAGCAAAATGGCTTATCATCTGGTCTTGACTCCAAAAAATGAACAGCTCCATCCAAACGATATTCATTATTATCCAAGAAATCCTCTATGCCTTCATTAATGATCTCAACTTGAGTATCGTGCTTTGCCGATTTAAAAATCTTGTGTCTTTTCTTAGGATAAAAACTAAGATGACCATGACCTGAATACCAATAATCAAAAGATTTATCCATTAATCCACTTTGATATCCACCATTACCTATTGGAGAATGATTTTTCCCAATGTATCCAGTATAATATCCATTCTCCTTCAGTACAACAGGATAAGATTCTTTCCATGCCTCAGGAGAAACACTTGTTCCTGAATTAAAATTGACACCATGCTTGCGCTCAAACTGACTTAAAAGCATTGAAACTCGACTTGGTGTACAAATTGCACTGGTAACATGGGCATTCGTAAATCTTACGCCTTGTTCAGCCATCTTATCAAAATGTGGTGTCTGAAGTAATTCATTCCCATTACATCCTAACAAATCAAATTGCTGATCATCCGTAAGGATAAAAATTACATTCGGTTTTGTTTCCTTTTTTATAGATTTAGCATTTGCACTAAAAATTGTTACTAATCCTAAGGCTATGCTTAAAAAATATTTACTTCTCATTCTAAAATAACAAGTTTGTATCATCATCAACTCAAGCAGTCCTTTTCTCCAGTCTACAAATCAATAAATGAAAGTTACACTACAAATAGACTTATTTTTCGTCAATATTACGGGGAATAATTCCAAATGATTATAGGGGGAAATTAACAATTCTATTTACTTAGTAGTATCACTTCTTGTAAATAACAATTACCCCTACAGAGTAAGTAAATTCACAAATATCAAATCAATTTTTATAAAAAGAAGCAATTCCATTGGTTTCTAAAGTGCCAATTACAAGTCCAATATAGAAATACACCACAGATAATCAATTATATTCCCCCTATGCATATAAAGTTTTAGCTTTACATTTGAGCTATACTTTAAATGATCAACTGATGAACAAATCTATCCTATTAAGAGGTATTCTCTTTTTACTATTGGCAATGCAATACTCTCTTGGGTATTCACAAAACCCACTTGTTACGCACATGTTTACTGCCGATCCTACGGCTCGTGTTTTTAATGGGAAATTATATGTATTTCCATCAAGCGATACCTATCCTCCTAATGGACGAGAAGCAGAATTTCCACGCTTTTGCATGCCAGGTTATCATGCCTTTTCTCTAGAGAATGGCTCCACTTGGAAAGATCATGGTTGGGTATTGAAAGAAAATGATGTGCCTTGGGGTGAAAAAGACACTTACGCTATGTGGGCTCCAGATTGTATTGAAAAAGATGGAAAATACTATTATTACTACCCAGCGAAACCAAAAAATGATAGAGCTTTTAGAAGAATTGGCGTTGGGGTTTCTGATAAGCCAACAGGACCATTTAAGTGGGAAAAAAGTTTCATAAAAGATGTTACTGGAATTGATCCTGGACTACTATTGGACGATGACAATAAAGCTTACTTATTCTTTGGTGGTGGGCACGAATTGTATGCTGCACCCCTTAAAGACAACATGAAAGAAGTAGCGGCCAAACCTATTCTAATTGATGGATTGCCTGCTGGATATAAGGAAGGATCGTTCCCATTTAAGAAAGATGGCATTTACTATTTAACTTTTGCTCATGTTTTTCCTGATGAAGGATATACAATTGGCTATGCTACCAGTGATAAACCAATGGGACCTTATACTTACCAAGGGAAAATAATGGACAATATTTACAATGGTACCAATCATCATTCTGTTGTTAAATACAATGATCAATGGATTTTATTTTACCATTCGTGGGATATTAGCGGATACAACAAGCTACGTTCGATGAGAGCAGATTACATGACGTTCAAAAAAGATGGGACCATTAAAAAGGTTAAGCCTACGCTTCGTGGAATTGGTACTCCTCAGGTAAATGATACAATTCAGGTTGATCGTTGCAACGAAATATCAGGTGCAAAAACAGCTTTTGTTGGTGGTAACGAACCTAACGGATGGATGGTTTGTGATGCTAAAATGATGAGTTCTGTGAGATTTGATCGAGTAAAATTTGATGGAGCAAAAAAAATCCAAGCTCGTATAGCAAGCGGTCAAAGAAATGGTAGTTTCGAAATAAGATTGAACAATCCAAAAGGTAAATTAATTGCAGAATTCCCTATAAACTATACTGGTGGATGGAACACATGGGAAACTATAGAAACAGAACTTAAAGAGCCGATTACAGGGACGCATAACCTAGTTGTTGTCTTTAAATCTGATTGGGGTAATACCAAATCGGTTAATTTGAATTGGTTATTACTTAAATAAGATTAAGATTTTATCTGTATTTTAGCAAGTCATAAAAAAGCTATTATTCTAGTATGAAAAAATCAATTATCCTTTCATTTATTATGCTGATATCGGTCGCAACTTCGTTTAGCCAAGAAACTATTGTTCCTCTTTGGCTAAATCAAGTTCCAAATCAACAAATTACTGATGAAGTTGAGCTTGTAGAATCAACCGGAATTATCAGAATATCAAAGGTCCAAAACCCAACAATTGAAGTGTTTTTGCCTGCGAAAAACAATGCAACAGGTCAAGCTGCACTTATTTGTCCGGGTGGTGGTTATGGTATTTTGGCTTACGATTGGGAAGGAACTGATATCGCAAAATGGTTGAATTCTAAAGGAATTGCAGCTTTTGTATTAAAATATCGCTTGCCGGATTCAAAATCGGTAATTGAAAGCTACAAAGCTCCTTTACAAGATGCTATTCGAGCATTAAGAACAATTCGCTACAATGCAAAGAAATACAATATTCATAAAAGTCAAATAGGTGTAATGGGCTTTTCGGCCGGAGGACATTTAGCTTCAACACTTGGAACTCATTTCAATGAAGTAATGTATACTCCAAGTGATCGTATCGACCAAGAAAGTGCTCGACCTGACTTTATGGCTCTTATTTATCCGGTAATTAGCATGCAAAATGGTGTAACTCATAATGGATCAAAAAACCATTTACTGGGAAAGGATGCTAATGCAGAATTAATTGACAAATTCTCCAATGAATTACAAGTAACTACAGACACACCACCTACTTTTTTGATTCATGCATCGGATGACAAAGCCGTGCCAGTTCAAAACAGTATGTTAATGTATAGTTCGCTAATTAAAAATAGCGTAAGCACCGAAATGCACATTTACCCAAAAGGAGGTCATGGCTTTTCGTTTGGACACAAACAAGGGCATGTTAATTCATGGACTGATTTGTTTTGCACTTGGATTAATAATTTAGAAGAATAGACTCTTAATTTTAAACAATAAAAAAGGGAATTGCTAAAATCGGCAATTCCCTTTCTAGTTTCGTTGAAACTATTATTTTTCCCAATCATCTGTTCTGAATGAGGAAGCAGGATTACCTGCCGTATCGAACAAGCTCCCTACGACCCAATTTGACCATCCGTAACGTACAGCAACCGGATTCTTTACCTCATCACTCCAAACAACCAATCCTTTTCTTAATACGATTAGTGCTTTGGCAGGATAGAATACTTTATCTTCTCCAGCAATTAAAAAGTCGTTCAATTCTTTTCCCATATTGCTTAAACCCAATGGTGCATTATCAAATTTCAAGTAAGCCTTGTTCTCTTCAATTTCCATTGATTTATATACAGGACCACCATATTGAATTCCCTTAAACCCATAATCTTTAGCCAATGCCCAATAAGCCAAACGCTTTCCAATTGTGATTTTTTCAGGAGGATGGATCATCCATTGATGTCCAATATCCAAAGTCGAAACCATTCCTGTGTTTGGCACATATTTCATTGTTTGTAGCTGCGCTTCTCTTATTTCTGCAGTATTTTTTCCTTCTGTCTTGCCATAATTTTGCATAGGACAAATTTGCACATAGTAAAATGGGAAATCACCCTGATTCCATAAACCTCTCCAACTCTTAATCATGGCTGCAAACAAATCAGTATACCCTTTTGGTTGATTTGAATTGGATTCTCCTTGATACCAAATAGCACCTTTTATTCCAAAAGGAATAATCGGATTAATCATGGCATTATACAAAACCGTTGGCGATTGAAATTTCATTTTATCAGTTCCCAATACTGTCATATCAGCACCAAACTCGCTTAACGTTTCTTTATTCATCCATGCTTCAACACGAGTACCACCCCAAGTACTATTTATTACACCAATCGGAACACCTAATTTATCTTGTAGATACTTCGCAAAACTATATGCAACCGCACTAAAATTAGCCACCCCTTCAGGTGAAGACACTGCCCATGCGCCCTTACAATCTTCTTGAGGAAATTCCGCAAAAGCATTCTTCATGTTGAACAAGCGAATGGATGAATTATTTCCTGCCGCGATATAATCATTCGATCCGTAAACTGGCTGGTTGTTAAAACCCTTAAAAGGCATTTCCATATTCGATTGCCCAGAGCACAACCAAACCTCTCCTATCATTACGTTCGATAAAACAATCTTTTTATCAGCAGAGATCGTCAGCGAATAAGGTCCGCCAGCTTCAGGGGTAGGAATAGTAATCATCCATTTTCCTAATTTATTAGCTTTTACCTCAAAACTTTCGTTGCTCCAGCTGGCACTAAGTTGTATTTTTTGGTTCTTATTTGCCCAACCCCAAATAGGCACATTCGACTGTTGCTGCAATACCATATTGCTTCCAATTACTGCAGGCAATTTAATTTGTCCTAAAGAACTATTACTTGCGGCCAATAGGCCTACTAGCAATGATATTTGAAATAAAAATCTACGAAATTGATTCATTACTTTAGCTTGTTTAGGTTAAAATCATTCCCTTATCTCTTTAATTAACTAACACTTCTAACTCGGAACTAGTCAATTCTTTTGTTTTGGCTTTCACTGTAATTTTCCCCGTTTTGAAGGTAGATTGTAGTATTAGTAAACATTTTCCGCCCGATGTTTTAATCTTATTTGACTGATAATCTTGAATATTCGATGGCGAACCATTATCAACACCAAGTAATCGAGCTGGTCCTGTAATTTCAAACTCAACTTCCATCTCCTGATTTTTCACTGGAATCCCATTTTCATCAGTTAACTGTAACGTATAATGAACTACATCATAAGCATTAGCTTTTATTTTTTCTTGATCAGCGACAAGCGAGAGGTTTTGAGCTTTCTTAGCCGTTTGTAAGCAATAAGTCGCTTGTCCATCGACAGCTTTGGCTGTAAGTTTCCCTTCTTGATAAGGTAACATGAATTTTACAATGTGATCTTCATTATCCGATAAAGATTGAACACCCACAGATTTATCATTTAAAAATAATTCTATCTTCTTTTGATTGGTATATACTTCTACGGCAATACTATCTCCATGCGAATAATTCCAATGCTCATTCACATCTTGCCATCCCCATTTTTGATGACTTGCCCAATCTTTTTCTTTCTCTACTAATAAATTTTGTTTAGCATCCCACTTATATGGCGATTTAGACAATAACTGAGTAGCAATGTAAACGTGAGGTTCATCATTCCAAAGCACTTTGAACATTTGGTAAGATGGCTTTTTGAAGCCCGCAAAATCGAGCAAACCACTACCACTACCTTTTTTCGGCCAAGCTCTCGATTCACCCATATAATTGATTCCCGTCCAAAGAAAAATACCAGCAATAAATTCCTTCTCAACAACTGGTTTCCAATCGTGCCATCGGGTCCAATTCTCTGTTCCTAAAAATACTTTATCAGGATAATTCTTTTTGCAATAGTCATACACAGCTTGTCGATACGACAAACCCACAATATCTAAAGCATCTGCATAACCCGAAAAATTACTCACTGTAGGAATCACCAAATTTGCGGTTACAGGTCTTGATAAATCAACCTCTTTAACCCATTTCGATAATTTGTGAGCAGTCTCTGCTACATGATATTTTTGTTTAGGATGATTCTTGAAATTAGACTTCACCTTCTCTAAAGACAAAGGAGGTTCATCCCAATAATAGTTTACATCTCCCACTTTATTACTTCCCCAATACCCAGTTACAGCTCCATAATTAGGGAAAGTCCACTCTATTTCGTTCCCAATACTCCACATGATAATTGACGGATGGTTTATATCACGCTTCACCATATCCTTGATGTCTCGCTCTGCCCATTCTTCGAAACTATGCGTATAACCTTTGGTAATATCCTCTTCAGTTTCCTGATTGTAGTTGTTTCGCTTGTCTTTAGGGTTTTGCCACTCATCAAAGGCTTCTTCCTGAACCAAAAAACCCATCTCATCGCAAATGTCCAAAAACTCTGAAGATGCTGGATTATGAGCGGTGCGAATTGCATTACAACCAGCCTCTTTTAAGGCTTTTAAACGTCGTTCCCATACTCCTCTTGGCACAGCTGCACCAACCAAACCACCATCGTGATGCAAACAAACACCTTTTAAAAGCATGTTCTTTCCATTTAAGAAAAAGCCTAAGTCCTTATCAAACTTAAAGCTTCTGATACCAAAAGTACTTGAAACCTCATCAATCTTCTCTCCTTCAACAAATACTTCCGTAACCAATCTGTACAAGTTTGGTTTTTCTGTATCCCAAAGGTTTGGAGAAAGTACTACAATATTTTGATTTTCCTTTTGAGCATTTTTTGCCTTCACAAGCAAAGCAGATTCAACAAAACCGACCTCTTTATTCTGAAAAAAGATCCTTGTTTTCAAAACAACCGGCTTGTCTTCCTCAAAATCATTACTTAGATCTGTAGTAATACAGATCTTTGCTTTTTCTTCTGAAACCTCCGGTGTTGTAATTTGGGTTCCCCATTGAGGGATGTATACCTTGCCGCAAGTTACCAACTTAACATTTCGATAAATCCCTGAACCTGGATACCAACGGGAATCCAAATATGCCGATCGATCGACCTTAACAGCAATCAAATTCTTTTTATCACCATAATTCAAATAAGGAGTTAAATCGTAAGCAAAAGGAGCATAACCAAATGGCCTCTTACCTAAATATTCTCCATTGATCCAGACCTCTGAATTGGTATAAACACCATCAAATTCTATTCTTGTATTTTTATCTACAGCTTCATTTGGCATGATAAATGTTTTTCGATACCAACCAATTCCTCCTGGCAAAAATGCAGTTGCACCTCCGGTATTTTTTTGTGTAAACGAATGCTCTACACTCCAATCATGTGGTAAGCGAACGTCACGCCAAGAAGAATCATCCAATCCTGTTTTTTGGGCCTTTTCAACATTGCCCAGATTAAACTTCCAATCAAAATTAAAATCTAAACTTGTTCTAACCTCTTTTTTCGGACGGTTACATCCAAACAAAAGACATAAAATAATAAAATAGACGTATTTATTCATTTTGCTCCTTGATTTTGAATTAACTCATTTAAGTTTAAGCCAAAAAAAGAGCTTACAAAATATTGTAAGCTCTTCCCTTTAAGTTATTTCTATTTCAATTCTATCTTCAAAGTAAAAGCATGTTCACACGGTTTTTCTGTTGGCATTTCAACTTCTAAACCAGCTTCAGTCATTTTCCAATTCAATTTTTCCTTAGAACCCAACATACTCACCTTAACAATTTCATTGGTTAGTAATCCTTCTTTCTTTGCAAAAGATCTAATTACCATCTTATCTTTTGGCCAATCCAATGCAATCGCATACAAATTACCATCCCTTGTTGTAAATCGAATATCCTCAGCAACTGCGTCTGCATTCTTATCTTCACTTAAATGTCCTTCTACAATTTCTTGTGGACCTTCACCATAAGCTTTCCAAGTACGCGTGCCATAAATTGCTTCCTTATTCACATAGAACCAATCACCCATTTCCAACAAACGAGTTTTAACTCCTTCTGGAATTTCTCCGTTCGCTTTAGGTGTAATATTTAATAGAACTGCTCCGT contains:
- a CDS encoding sugar-binding domain-containing protein, giving the protein MNKYVYFIILCLLFGCNRPKKEVRTSLDFNFDWKFNLGNVEKAQKTGLDDSSWRDVRLPHDWSVEHSFTQKNTGGATAFLPGGIGWYRKTFIMPNEAVDKNTRIEFDGVYTNSEVWINGEYLGKRPFGYAPFAYDLTPYLNYGDKKNLIAVKVDRSAYLDSRWYPGSGIYRNVKLVTCGKVYIPQWGTQITTPEVSEEKAKICITTDLSNDFEEDKPVVLKTRIFFQNKEVGFVESALLVKAKNAQKENQNIVVLSPNLWDTEKPNLYRLVTEVFVEGEKIDEVSSTFGIRSFKFDKDLGFFLNGKNMLLKGVCLHHDGGLVGAAVPRGVWERRLKALKEAGCNAIRTAHNPASSEFLDICDEMGFLVQEEAFDEWQNPKDKRNNYNQETEEDITKGYTHSFEEWAERDIKDMVKRDINHPSIIMWSIGNEIEWTFPNYGAVTGYWGSNKVGDVNYYWDEPPLSLEKVKSNFKNHPKQKYHVAETAHKLSKWVKEVDLSRPVTANLVIPTVSNFSGYADALDIVGLSYRQAVYDYCKKNYPDKVFLGTENWTRWHDWKPVVEKEFIAGIFLWTGINYMGESRAWPKKGSGSGLLDFAGFKKPSYQMFKVLWNDEPHVYIATQLLSKSPYKWDAKQNLLVEKEKDWASHQKWGWQDVNEHWNYSHGDSIAVEVYTNQKKIELFLNDKSVGVQSLSDNEDHIVKFMLPYQEGKLTAKAVDGQATYCLQTAKKAQNLSLVADQEKIKANAYDVVHYTLQLTDENGIPVKNQEMEVEFEITGPARLLGVDNGSPSNIQDYQSNKIKTSGGKCLLILQSTFKTGKITVKAKTKELTSSELEVLVN